The following coding sequences are from one Deltaproteobacteria bacterium window:
- a CDS encoding NYN domain-containing protein: protein MDGFNVLHAGVLVGRDRADWWKAAAQQRLVERVERFSDVSCAEIWIIFDRRADWHEASAVTSADTRLAIYYAPSADDWIVEQVRVLAPQRSVTVVTADRLLRERARQVGAALSSPQQFLSACG, encoded by the coding sequence TGGTCGGGCGCGACCGTGCCGACTGGTGGAAAGCGGCAGCGCAACAGCGATTGGTCGAGCGCGTGGAGCGGTTTTCTGACGTCAGTTGTGCAGAAATATGGATTATTTTCGACCGGCGGGCAGACTGGCATGAGGCGAGCGCGGTCACGAGTGCGGATACTCGCCTCGCTATCTACTACGCCCCATCAGCCGATGACTGGATTGTCGAACAGGTCCGGGTGCTGGCACCGCAACGTTCGGTGACCGTCGTCACGGCGGATCGCCTGTTACGCGAACGAGCGCGCCAAGTTGGTGCGGCGTTGTCCTCGCCACAACAGTTTCTCTCGGCGTGTGGCTAA